Proteins found in one Synechococcales cyanobacterium CNB genomic segment:
- a CDS encoding FAD-dependent oxidoreductase, translated as MAASARIDVAIVGGGVTGLWTLALAVRRGLAAVLFERTALGDGQTIASQGILHAGVKYALPGEAAREARALGEAARVWDACLSGHGEIDLQTVRILSTRTHLWTAPEAGARLAARGAAAVFRSSVRRLRGTEVPSAFASAPRGVEVYEADERVIEPADLVRALAAAGEERVCQVDEARLEPAASDSWACVVRFGDEMVSVQAASVVLAAGDRNAALLAGITAADSTMQRRPLHQVMIDRAPVRVFGHCVGLSGVPRLTVTSASWQDRTVWYLGGGIAESGVDLSASEQVDRAKSELAACLPWLDLREARWATLRIDRAEGRMAGRKRPESFIVRRFGNVSAVWPTKLALAPLAAAEVAASWHDAGTNADVRALQGRDVPPVARPPWERPDVEWR; from the coding sequence ATGGCGGCGAGCGCGAGGATTGACGTAGCGATCGTGGGTGGGGGCGTGACCGGGCTGTGGACGCTCGCGCTGGCCGTTCGGCGCGGGCTGGCCGCGGTTCTCTTCGAGCGAACCGCGCTCGGCGACGGCCAGACCATCGCCTCGCAGGGGATCCTCCACGCGGGCGTGAAGTACGCTCTCCCCGGCGAGGCCGCACGCGAGGCTCGCGCCTTGGGCGAGGCGGCACGAGTGTGGGATGCGTGCCTCAGTGGACACGGAGAGATCGACCTGCAAACCGTGCGCATCCTCTCGACACGCACGCACCTGTGGACCGCGCCGGAGGCAGGCGCGAGGCTGGCGGCACGAGGCGCCGCCGCGGTGTTTCGATCGAGCGTGCGCAGGCTGCGGGGCACGGAGGTGCCGAGCGCGTTCGCGAGCGCGCCGCGCGGGGTGGAGGTGTACGAGGCCGACGAGCGCGTGATCGAGCCGGCAGACCTGGTGCGCGCTCTCGCGGCGGCCGGTGAAGAACGAGTGTGCCAGGTCGATGAGGCGCGACTGGAACCGGCGGCTTCGGACTCGTGGGCGTGCGTCGTGCGGTTCGGTGATGAGATGGTCAGCGTGCAGGCCGCGTCGGTCGTGCTCGCCGCAGGTGACAGAAATGCCGCCCTCCTCGCCGGCATCACGGCCGCCGATTCCACCATGCAGCGTCGGCCGCTGCATCAGGTGATGATCGACCGTGCGCCCGTGCGAGTGTTCGGCCACTGCGTCGGCCTGTCCGGCGTGCCGAGACTGACCGTGACGAGCGCGTCGTGGCAGGACCGGACCGTCTGGTACCTCGGCGGCGGCATCGCGGAGTCAGGCGTTGATCTGTCCGCGAGCGAGCAGGTCGATCGAGCAAAGTCGGAGCTCGCCGCGTGCCTGCCTTGGCTCGACCTGCGCGAGGCCCGATGGGCAACGCTTCGGATCGACCGCGCCGAGGGTCGGATGGCGGGCAGAAAGCGGCCGGAGTCGTTCATCGTGCGGCGGTTCGGGAACGTGTCCGCGGTGTGGCCGACGAAACTTGCCCTCGCACCGCTCGCCGCGGCCGAAGTCGCGGCATCATGGCACGACGCGGGAACGAACGCTGACGTTCGCGCGTTGCAGGGTCGCGACGTGCCTCCCGTAGCGCGGCCGCCGTGGGAGCGGCCGGACGTCGAGTGGCGGTAG
- a CDS encoding aldo/keto reductase, with translation MPQRALGRTGIVVSPLGLGTVALGRAEGLKYPRPVRIPTDEDALELLSRARAVGVNLIDTAPAYGLAEERLGSLLPGRREDWVIATKAGEEYYQRYDFSPGSLLRSVERSLTRLRTDYLDVVLLHSDGVVEAGAAADDAYDVLARLRERGLTRAIGASTKTEAGADRAIGRCDVVMLTYNEQDAGMAGAIARAHARGLGVLVKKPLAGGHAGDADRALRFVFDCPGVTAAIVGTTNPDHLVYNVRAAERAIGGVKS, from the coding sequence ATGCCGCAGCGTGCGCTGGGAAGAACCGGGATCGTGGTCAGCCCGCTCGGGCTGGGCACGGTTGCGCTCGGACGGGCGGAAGGGCTGAAGTATCCGCGACCGGTTCGCATTCCTACCGACGAAGATGCGCTCGAACTGCTGTCGCGCGCCCGCGCAGTCGGCGTCAACCTGATTGACACCGCGCCCGCGTACGGACTGGCGGAAGAGCGGCTCGGCTCGCTCCTGCCGGGCCGGCGCGAGGATTGGGTCATCGCGACGAAAGCGGGCGAGGAGTACTACCAGCGGTACGACTTCTCTCCCGGATCGCTCTTGCGCAGCGTCGAGCGCAGCCTGACTCGTCTACGCACGGACTACCTCGACGTGGTGCTGCTGCACTCGGACGGCGTCGTCGAGGCCGGCGCGGCCGCGGACGACGCATACGATGTCCTCGCTCGCCTGCGTGAACGAGGGCTGACGCGGGCGATCGGGGCTTCGACGAAGACCGAAGCGGGGGCGGATCGTGCGATCGGACGATGCGATGTGGTCATGCTGACGTACAACGAGCAGGATGCAGGAATGGCGGGCGCGATCGCACGGGCGCACGCCCGCGGCCTCGGCGTGCTCGTGAAAAAGCCGCTCGCCGGCGGGCACGCCGGGGATGCGGACCGCGCGCTCCGCTTCGTCTTCGACTGCCCCGGAGTCACCGCGGCTATCGTGGGAACGACAAACCCGGATCATCTCGTGTACAACGTGCGCGCGGCCGAGCGCGCGATCGGCGGAGTGAAATCGTGA
- a CDS encoding SDR family oxidoreductase, translating into MRCGHADVQRAGCRNGGRDRTGARPRPRRAREKAARRRARRGCGPRAPLRLRLPRSHRGYRGNDKPGSSRVQRARGRARDRRSEIVSIKRVLVTGGAGFLGSHLCDRLVQAGHDVVCVDNFFTSQKQNVAHLLARPNFELIRHDVTHPLFLEVDEIYNLACPAAPGHYQYNPIKTMKTSVLGAIHALGMARRCRAKVLQASTSEVYGDPDVHPQPESYRGSVNPIGPRACYDEGKRAAETLFFDYHRMNRINIRVVRIFNTYGPRMHPFDGRVVSNFIRQALNGEDVTLFGDGSQTRSFCYVDDLVDGMLRMMAAPDTLVGPVNLGNPIEVTMRELAERIVELTGSRSRLVYRPIPQDDPRRRCPDISLAKRELGWEPRTPLAEGLAKTIEYFRTIRFDDFRAPTPNY; encoded by the coding sequence ATGCGATGTGGTCATGCTGACGTACAACGAGCAGGATGCAGGAATGGCGGGCGCGATCGCACGGGCGCACGCCCGCGGCCTCGGCGTGCTCGTGAAAAAGCCGCTCGCCGGCGGGCACGCCGGGGATGCGGACCGCGCGCTCCGCTTCGTCTTCGACTGCCCCGGAGTCACCGCGGCTATCGTGGGAACGACAAACCCGGATCATCTCGTGTACAACGTGCGCGCGGCCGAGCGCGCGATCGGCGGAGTGAAATCGTGAGCATCAAGCGTGTGCTGGTGACGGGCGGCGCGGGGTTTCTCGGATCGCACCTGTGCGACCGGCTGGTGCAGGCCGGTCACGACGTGGTCTGCGTGGACAACTTCTTCACGAGTCAGAAGCAGAACGTCGCGCACCTGCTCGCTCGGCCGAACTTCGAACTGATCCGCCATGACGTGACACACCCCCTCTTCCTGGAAGTGGACGAGATCTACAACCTGGCCTGCCCCGCCGCGCCGGGGCACTACCAGTACAACCCGATCAAGACGATGAAGACGTCGGTGCTCGGTGCGATCCACGCGCTGGGCATGGCGCGCCGATGCCGCGCGAAGGTGCTGCAGGCCTCGACGAGCGAGGTGTACGGCGACCCCGACGTGCACCCGCAGCCCGAAAGCTACCGCGGCAGCGTGAACCCGATCGGGCCGCGGGCCTGCTACGACGAGGGCAAGCGGGCGGCCGAGACGCTCTTCTTCGACTACCACCGCATGAACCGGATCAACATCCGCGTGGTGAGAATCTTCAACACCTACGGCCCTCGGATGCACCCGTTCGACGGTCGCGTGGTCTCTAACTTCATCCGCCAGGCGCTTAACGGCGAGGACGTCACCCTCTTCGGCGACGGCAGCCAGACCCGCTCGTTCTGTTACGTGGACGACCTCGTGGACGGGATGCTGCGGATGATGGCCGCGCCGGACACGCTCGTCGGTCCGGTCAATCTCGGCAATCCCATCGAAGTGACGATGCGGGAACTGGCGGAACGCATCGTCGAACTGACGGGCAGCCGGTCAAGGCTCGTCTATCGTCCGATCCCGCAGGACGACCCGCGTCGCCGCTGCCCGGACATCTCGCTCGCGAAGCGGGAACTGGGCTGGGAGCCGCGCACGCCGCTAGCCGAGGGTCTGGCCAAGACGATCGAGTACTTCCGGACGATCCGTTTCGATGATTTCCGCGCGCCGACGCCGAACTACTAG
- a CDS encoding GNAT family N-acetyltransferase produces MRGRLGPEWFVSRLDKFVCEYFDAGRIDGLRHVVLLATRPDGAPIGFAEVSLRDFAEGCGVGPVGYLEGWFVEEEARGAGVGRTLVAAAERWAAEQGCTEFASDAELSNPAGLRAHLALGFEPVCDIRCFRKPIRP; encoded by the coding sequence ATGCGCGGACGGCTCGGCCCCGAGTGGTTCGTGAGCAGACTCGACAAGTTCGTGTGTGAGTACTTTGATGCTGGCCGCATCGACGGTCTGCGGCACGTTGTCCTCCTGGCAACGCGCCCAGACGGCGCTCCGATCGGATTCGCGGAGGTTTCGTTGCGGGATTTCGCGGAGGGCTGCGGCGTCGGACCCGTCGGCTATCTCGAAGGGTGGTTCGTCGAGGAGGAAGCACGTGGTGCGGGAGTCGGACGAACGCTTGTCGCCGCGGCCGAACGCTGGGCTGCAGAGCAGGGCTGCACGGAGTTCGCCTCGGACGCTGAACTGAGCAACCCCGCCGGGCTTCGGGCGCACCTGGCCCTCGGATTCGAGCCGGTGTGCGACATCCGCTGCTTCCGCAAGCCGATCCGGCCCTGA
- a CDS encoding NAD(P)-dependent oxidoreductase, with the protein MRVAVTGVSGFIGSAIACQLASAGHRVTGLVRPTSRRDHVEAFVDRFVIGSHDDDSCWPALLEGAECIIHNSIDWTPLRARPVDLAWHLRTNLDASIRLLHASAPRQFVFISTIAVHHDMLPRPKDGSGRCVITEDHPLRPNSVYGAHKAAIEAFLWAERAGSGRNTCALRPCGVYGIEPDPADSHGADIVAELRRTGRYSKPGGGKWVHVADVAAAAVAAVGNDRVAGQPFNLVDCYARHADWARLAAEELGVRADIDTSSPEQPNNTFDVSAARDLLGVSLDRGHGGIRRHLRELIGTIGS; encoded by the coding sequence ATGAGAGTTGCCGTTACCGGGGTTTCAGGGTTCATCGGCTCCGCGATCGCCTGTCAGCTCGCAAGTGCGGGTCATCGCGTCACCGGCCTCGTACGACCGACCAGCCGTCGCGACCACGTCGAAGCGTTCGTGGATCGTTTCGTCATCGGCTCGCACGATGACGATTCGTGTTGGCCTGCCCTGCTCGAGGGCGCCGAGTGCATCATTCACAACAGCATCGACTGGACGCCGTTGCGTGCCAGGCCGGTGGACCTCGCATGGCATCTGCGAACAAACCTGGACGCGTCCATTCGACTGCTGCACGCATCTGCGCCGCGCCAGTTCGTCTTCATCAGCACGATCGCGGTACACCACGACATGCTGCCCCGCCCGAAGGACGGCTCGGGCCGATGCGTCATCACCGAGGACCATCCCCTGAGGCCGAACTCCGTGTACGGTGCGCACAAGGCCGCCATCGAGGCATTCCTCTGGGCGGAGCGCGCCGGATCGGGGCGGAACACGTGCGCGCTGCGGCCGTGCGGCGTGTACGGCATCGAGCCGGACCCTGCCGACTCGCACGGCGCGGACATCGTCGCTGAACTTCGAAGAACCGGCCGTTACTCCAAGCCCGGGGGAGGGAAGTGGGTCCACGTCGCGGACGTCGCGGCGGCTGCGGTCGCGGCGGTCGGCAACGACCGCGTCGCCGGACAACCCTTCAACCTCGTCGATTGCTACGCGCGCCACGCCGATTGGGCACGGCTGGCCGCGGAGGAACTCGGCGTGCGGGCCGACATCGACACGAGCAGCCCGGAACAGCCGAACAACACGTTCGACGTCTCGGCAGCCCGTGACCTGCTCGGTGTCTCGCTCGACCGAGGCCACGGGGGCATCCGTCGTCATCTGCGTGAACTCATCGGGACCATCGGATCGTGA
- the thpR gene encoding RNA 2',3'-cyclic phosphodiesterase has translation MVSGNEARARLFVAVYPPDETVRVLRCAVSRLALGAGRDTHAEQVHLTLLFIGDRAPCELAAVAESVERSCAGFGAFWLTPRRLITLPERGRPRLVAAETDAPAPLLEIRRRLARRLARNSREAERFRPHLTLLRFQPGDRPDRLDEPVECEPFVVDRVTLMRSVLKPIGAEHREVACVALDRGD, from the coding sequence ATCGTGAGCGGCAACGAAGCGAGAGCGAGACTGTTCGTCGCCGTCTATCCGCCTGATGAGACCGTCCGCGTGCTTCGTTGTGCCGTGAGCCGGCTGGCGCTCGGTGCCGGGCGCGACACGCACGCCGAGCAGGTCCACCTCACGCTGCTTTTCATCGGCGATCGTGCTCCCTGTGAACTCGCGGCGGTCGCGGAGTCGGTCGAGCGGTCGTGCGCCGGCTTCGGGGCGTTCTGGCTCACGCCGCGCCGGCTCATCACCCTCCCAGAACGTGGGCGGCCTCGCCTCGTCGCCGCCGAAACCGACGCGCCAGCGCCGCTTCTGGAGATTCGGCGTCGCCTCGCCAGGCGGCTCGCCCGAAACTCGCGAGAGGCAGAACGATTCCGACCGCACCTCACCCTCCTCCGGTTTCAACCGGGCGACCGGCCGGATCGCCTTGACGAGCCTGTCGAGTGCGAGCCGTTCGTCGTCGATCGGGTCACGCTGATGCGCAGCGTGCTCAAGCCCATCGGGGCGGAGCACCGCGAGGTTGCCTGTGTCGCGCTCGACCGCGGCGATTGA
- a CDS encoding NAD-dependent deacylase: protein MTPRIDEAASREAAEALAGARSVVALTGAGVSAESGVPTFRDAMTGLWARFDAQRLATREAFERDPALVSRWYDERRMRCAGCVPNAGHSALSSIERAITARGRSFTLLTQNVDRLHRRAGSERIVELHGSLFAWRCTATGKERDDLPMPLPCYPMPSEAGGLYRPGVVWFGEALPAEAVRRASLAAASCDLFLTIGTSSVVYPAAGFVETAASVGARIIEINPHPTPLSHLATWRFAAPSGELLPQLCARVCLG, encoded by the coding sequence ATGACTCCCCGGATTGATGAAGCCGCCTCGCGGGAAGCCGCCGAAGCCCTCGCGGGCGCACGGTCGGTCGTCGCCCTGACCGGCGCGGGCGTCAGCGCAGAGAGCGGCGTCCCTACGTTTCGCGACGCGATGACAGGCTTGTGGGCGAGGTTCGACGCCCAGCGGCTCGCCACGCGCGAGGCCTTCGAACGCGATCCCGCGCTGGTTTCGCGCTGGTACGACGAACGCCGCATGAGGTGCGCTGGGTGCGTGCCGAACGCGGGACACTCGGCACTTTCGAGCATCGAGCGGGCGATCACGGCTCGAGGGAGATCGTTCACGCTCCTCACACAGAACGTCGATCGGCTGCATCGACGGGCGGGGAGCGAGCGGATCGTTGAGCTGCACGGCTCGCTGTTTGCGTGGCGCTGCACGGCGACGGGCAAGGAGCGCGACGACTTGCCCATGCCGCTTCCCTGCTATCCGATGCCGAGCGAAGCCGGTGGGCTGTACCGGCCTGGGGTCGTGTGGTTCGGCGAGGCCCTGCCGGCTGAAGCGGTTCGGCGCGCGTCGCTCGCCGCGGCATCCTGCGACCTGTTCCTCACGATCGGCACGAGCAGCGTCGTCTATCCCGCCGCGGGGTTCGTCGAGACGGCTGCGAGTGTCGGCGCGAGGATCATCGAGATCAATCCCCACCCGACGCCGCTCTCGCACCTGGCGACGTGGCGGTTCGCCGCGCCATCGGGCGAGTTGCTTCCCCAGTTGTGCGCACGCGTCTGCCTCGGGTGA
- a CDS encoding peptidase S10 has product MFAAAALCWGAACVLGQGNSDDKPKADTPVQSESVSVTKHAVTIDGREIEYSAAAGYLQLPDYEGKPRANVFYVAYTIEGVDPAERPVTFTFNGGPGSSSVWLHMGALGPRRVDMGVEGFDQSPPFRVVPNEHSWLDLTDLVFIDPVSTGYSRPVEGQDAKQFHGLEEDLSSVGDFIRLWTTRHERWLSPKFLAGESYGTTRAAGLSAYLQDTHGMYLNGLLLISSVLNFQTIRFGEGNDDPYWLFLPTYTATAWYHGKLAPDLQRDLRTTLTEVEGWASTGYLLALAKGDSLTPEERREVVHRLARYTGLSERFVELSGLRIDIFRFTKELLRNEGRTVGRLDSRFKGMDRDGTSAGFDYDPSMTAITGPFTAGLNDYVRRELGYRNDLPYEILTGRVHPWSYRTSENRYVNVATRLRDAMHKNPALMVFVASGYYDLATPYFATDNTLARLGVDASLRGNVHVSYYESGHMMYIRESDLAKLKRDVVPFYRDAARVGGK; this is encoded by the coding sequence ATGTTCGCGGCGGCGGCCCTCTGCTGGGGGGCGGCGTGCGTGCTCGGGCAAGGAAACTCCGACGACAAGCCCAAGGCCGATACGCCCGTGCAGTCCGAATCGGTTTCGGTCACGAAACACGCCGTGACGATCGATGGCCGCGAAATCGAGTACTCCGCTGCGGCGGGCTACTTGCAACTGCCAGACTACGAGGGCAAGCCCCGAGCAAACGTCTTTTACGTCGCCTACACGATTGAAGGCGTGGATCCTGCCGAACGTCCGGTGACGTTCACCTTCAACGGCGGGCCTGGCTCGTCGAGCGTCTGGCTGCACATGGGCGCGCTCGGACCGCGTCGAGTGGACATGGGAGTCGAAGGGTTCGACCAGTCTCCACCGTTCCGCGTCGTGCCCAACGAGCACTCATGGCTGGACCTGACGGACCTCGTCTTCATCGATCCGGTCAGCACGGGCTACAGCCGACCGGTCGAGGGGCAGGACGCGAAGCAGTTTCACGGACTGGAAGAGGACTTGTCGTCCGTCGGCGACTTCATCCGCCTCTGGACGACACGCCACGAACGGTGGCTCTCCCCGAAGTTCTTGGCTGGCGAGAGCTACGGCACGACACGGGCCGCGGGGCTGTCGGCCTACCTCCAGGACACACACGGGATGTACCTCAACGGCCTGCTGCTCATCTCCTCCGTGTTGAACTTCCAGACAATCCGCTTCGGAGAGGGAAACGACGACCCGTACTGGCTCTTCCTGCCGACTTACACCGCGACGGCGTGGTACCACGGCAAACTCGCACCCGACTTGCAGCGCGACCTGCGGACCACGCTGACGGAGGTTGAGGGGTGGGCGTCCACCGGCTACCTGCTCGCGCTGGCGAAGGGGGATTCGCTGACACCGGAGGAGCGGCGCGAGGTTGTCCATCGTCTGGCGCGGTACACGGGCCTGTCCGAGCGGTTTGTCGAGTTGAGCGGGCTGCGGATCGATATCTTCCGGTTCACGAAGGAGTTGCTGCGCAACGAGGGCCGCACGGTCGGTCGCCTCGACAGCCGGTTCAAGGGGATGGACCGCGACGGCACGAGCGCGGGGTTCGACTATGACCCGAGCATGACCGCGATCACAGGCCCCTTCACCGCGGGCCTGAACGACTACGTCCGCCGAGAACTCGGATACCGCAACGATCTGCCCTACGAGATCCTGACCGGGCGTGTTCACCCGTGGAGTTACCGCACCTCGGAGAACCGGTACGTCAACGTTGCGACGAGGCTCCGCGATGCGATGCACAAGAATCCGGCCTTGATGGTCTTCGTCGCGAGCGGGTACTACGACCTGGCCACGCCCTACTTCGCCACGGACAACACGCTGGCACGCCTCGGCGTGGACGCGTCGCTGCGAGGCAACGTGCATGTGTCGTACTACGAGTCAGGGCACATGATGTACATCCGCGAATCGGACTTGGCGAAGCTCAAGCGGGACGTCGTGCCGTTCTACCGCGACGCCGCGAGGGTGGGGGGGAAGTGA